In Scatophagus argus isolate fScaArg1 chromosome 5, fScaArg1.pri, whole genome shotgun sequence, a genomic segment contains:
- the LOC124058706 gene encoding coagulation factor IX isoform X1 — translation MISRSSGPRPPFYLQIDTKRLSSQETTGGTVRSQQNRQTDMLPSTALTLCTLLTCSALAQCTVFLDQSSAGQVLRSTSRRRRANSLFLEEMLPGNLERECYEESCSQEEAAEIFQTREKTLEFWYKYTNLNPCRTNPCLNGGICTMDRGDFMCLCPPQYHGKTCDSEVLECRYRNGGCMQYCRDLLDGAGVQCGCADGFKLETDGHCSPTVSFPCGRQSQTFYRSRSPWTRSELVNASADSWEPTLNVTESGEGLMTVNATSEHRGGNETELDEGGEFTLRIVGGLLEKRGGSPWQVLIRRSDGYGFCGGTLVSDRWVVSAAHCLEEPADHVTIGDLDKMRPDPGEQLIKIQKVIVHPHFHSFTFDSDIALLYLAQPVVRGPTAVPACLPDPHLSRYLLQDGNRGVVTGWGLTRYLGRSSRFLRKVTLPVVRYRDCTASTEQVITDNMFCAGYLDVSIDACSGDSGGPFVVNYRGTWFLTGVVSWGEKCAAKGKYGVYARLGNFLNWIRDTMERTDINETES, via the exons ATGATCAGTCGATCATCTGGACCCCGTCCTCCATTTTACCTCCAGATCGACACCAAGCGTCTGTCCTCTCAGGAGACAACGGGTGGGACGGTCCGCTCCCAGCAGAACAG acagacagacatgctgcCGTCCACAGCTCTGACGCTCTGCACCCTGCTCACCTGCTCTGCACTGGCCCAGTGTACAG TGTTCCTGGATCAGTCTTCGGCGGGTCAGGTCCTCCGCTCGACCTCCCGGAGGCGTCGAGCCAACTCTTTGTTCCTGGAGGAGATGTTGCCAGGAAACCTGGAGCGGGAGTGTTACGAGGAGAGCTGCTCGCAGGAGGAGGCCGCCGAGATCTTCCAGACCAGAGAGAAGACG CTGGAGTTTTGGTACAAATACACAA ATCTGAACCCTTGTCGGACCAACCCCTGTTTGAACGGAGGAATATGTACTATGGACCGAGGAGACTTcatgtgtctctgtcctcctcagtACCATGGCAAGACCTGCGACTCAG aggtgcTGGAGTGTCGCTATAGAAACGGCGGCTGTATGCAGTACTGCAGAGACCTGCTGGATGGCGCTGGCGTTCAGTGTGGCTGCGCTGACGGATTCAAACTGGAGACTGATGGACACTGCTCCCCGACAG TGTCCTTCCCCTGTGGCCGTCAGAGTCAGACGTTCTACAGGAGTCGCTCGCCCTGGACTCGCTCCGAGCTGGTCAACGCCAGCGCAGACAGCTGGGAACCAACGCTTAACGTAACAGAGTCAGGCGAGGGGCTGATGACAGTGAACGCAACGTCtgagcacagaggaggaaatgagacgGAGCTGGACGAGGGGGGAGAGTTCACCCTTCGTATTGTGGGTGGACTCCTGGAGAAACGAGGAGGGAGTCCCTGGCAG GTTCTGATCCGCAGGTCTGACGGTTATGGTTTCTGTGGGGGGACTCTGGTCTCTGATCGGTGGGTGgtctctgctgctcactgcttGGAAGAGCCTGCAGACCACGTTACTATAG gagacCTTGATAAGATGCGTCCTGATCCTGGCGAGCAGCTCATCAAGATTCAGAAGGTCATCGTTCACCCTCACTTCCACTCCTTCACCTTCGACAGCGACATCGCTCTGCTGTACCTCGCCCAGCCCGTCGTCAGGGGCCCCACCGCGGTCCCCGCCTGCCTCCCCGACCCGCACCTCTCCAGATACCTGCTGCAG GATGGTAACCGCGGTGTGGTGACGGGCTGGGGGCTCACTCGTTACCTGGGCAGGTCGTCCCGGTTCCTCAGGAAGGTGACGCTTCCGGTGGTCAGGTACCGGGACTGCACCGCATCCACGGAGCAG GTGATCACAGACAACATGTTCTGCGCGGGTTACCTGGACGTCAGCATCGACGCCTGCAGCGGAGACAGCGGAGGACCGTTTGTGGTGAACTACAGGGGGACCTGGTTTCTGACCGGAGTGGTCAGCTGGGGAGAGAAGTGTGCCGCAAAGGGAAAGTATGGCGTTTATGCCCGACTGGGGAACTTCCTGAACTGGATCCGAGACACCATGGAGAGGACGGACATCAACGAGACCGAGAGCTGA
- the LOC124058706 gene encoding vitamin K-dependent protein C isoform X3 has protein sequence MISRSSGPRPPFYLQIDTKRLSSQETTGGTVRSQQNRQTDMLPSTALTLCTLLTCSALAQCTVFLDQSSAGQVLRSTSRRRRANSLFLEEMLPGNLERECYEESCSQEEAAEIFQTREKTLEFWYKYTNLNPCRTNPCLNGGICTMDRGDFMCLCPPQYHGKTCDSEVLECRYRNGGCMQYCRDLLDGAGVQCGCADGFKLETDGHCSPTGDLDKMRPDPGEQLIKIQKVIVHPHFHSFTFDSDIALLYLAQPVVRGPTAVPACLPDPHLSRYLLQDGNRGVVTGWGLTRYLGRSSRFLRKVTLPVVRYRDCTASTEQVITDNMFCAGYLDVSIDACSGDSGGPFVVNYRGTWFLTGVVSWGEKCAAKGKYGVYARLGNFLNWIRDTMERTDINETES, from the exons ATGATCAGTCGATCATCTGGACCCCGTCCTCCATTTTACCTCCAGATCGACACCAAGCGTCTGTCCTCTCAGGAGACAACGGGTGGGACGGTCCGCTCCCAGCAGAACAG acagacagacatgctgcCGTCCACAGCTCTGACGCTCTGCACCCTGCTCACCTGCTCTGCACTGGCCCAGTGTACAG TGTTCCTGGATCAGTCTTCGGCGGGTCAGGTCCTCCGCTCGACCTCCCGGAGGCGTCGAGCCAACTCTTTGTTCCTGGAGGAGATGTTGCCAGGAAACCTGGAGCGGGAGTGTTACGAGGAGAGCTGCTCGCAGGAGGAGGCCGCCGAGATCTTCCAGACCAGAGAGAAGACG CTGGAGTTTTGGTACAAATACACAA ATCTGAACCCTTGTCGGACCAACCCCTGTTTGAACGGAGGAATATGTACTATGGACCGAGGAGACTTcatgtgtctctgtcctcctcagtACCATGGCAAGACCTGCGACTCAG aggtgcTGGAGTGTCGCTATAGAAACGGCGGCTGTATGCAGTACTGCAGAGACCTGCTGGATGGCGCTGGCGTTCAGTGTGGCTGCGCTGACGGATTCAAACTGGAGACTGATGGACACTGCTCCCCGACAG gagacCTTGATAAGATGCGTCCTGATCCTGGCGAGCAGCTCATCAAGATTCAGAAGGTCATCGTTCACCCTCACTTCCACTCCTTCACCTTCGACAGCGACATCGCTCTGCTGTACCTCGCCCAGCCCGTCGTCAGGGGCCCCACCGCGGTCCCCGCCTGCCTCCCCGACCCGCACCTCTCCAGATACCTGCTGCAG GATGGTAACCGCGGTGTGGTGACGGGCTGGGGGCTCACTCGTTACCTGGGCAGGTCGTCCCGGTTCCTCAGGAAGGTGACGCTTCCGGTGGTCAGGTACCGGGACTGCACCGCATCCACGGAGCAG GTGATCACAGACAACATGTTCTGCGCGGGTTACCTGGACGTCAGCATCGACGCCTGCAGCGGAGACAGCGGAGGACCGTTTGTGGTGAACTACAGGGGGACCTGGTTTCTGACCGGAGTGGTCAGCTGGGGAGAGAAGTGTGCCGCAAAGGGAAAGTATGGCGTTTATGCCCGACTGGGGAACTTCCTGAACTGGATCCGAGACACCATGGAGAGGACGGACATCAACGAGACCGAGAGCTGA
- the LOC124058706 gene encoding coagulation factor IX isoform X2, translated as MLPSTALTLCTLLTCSALAQCTVFLDQSSAGQVLRSTSRRRRANSLFLEEMLPGNLERECYEESCSQEEAAEIFQTREKTLEFWYKYTNLNPCRTNPCLNGGICTMDRGDFMCLCPPQYHGKTCDSEVLECRYRNGGCMQYCRDLLDGAGVQCGCADGFKLETDGHCSPTVSFPCGRQSQTFYRSRSPWTRSELVNASADSWEPTLNVTESGEGLMTVNATSEHRGGNETELDEGGEFTLRIVGGLLEKRGGSPWQVLIRRSDGYGFCGGTLVSDRWVVSAAHCLEEPADHVTIGDLDKMRPDPGEQLIKIQKVIVHPHFHSFTFDSDIALLYLAQPVVRGPTAVPACLPDPHLSRYLLQDGNRGVVTGWGLTRYLGRSSRFLRKVTLPVVRYRDCTASTEQVITDNMFCAGYLDVSIDACSGDSGGPFVVNYRGTWFLTGVVSWGEKCAAKGKYGVYARLGNFLNWIRDTMERTDINETES; from the exons atgctgcCGTCCACAGCTCTGACGCTCTGCACCCTGCTCACCTGCTCTGCACTGGCCCAGTGTACAG TGTTCCTGGATCAGTCTTCGGCGGGTCAGGTCCTCCGCTCGACCTCCCGGAGGCGTCGAGCCAACTCTTTGTTCCTGGAGGAGATGTTGCCAGGAAACCTGGAGCGGGAGTGTTACGAGGAGAGCTGCTCGCAGGAGGAGGCCGCCGAGATCTTCCAGACCAGAGAGAAGACG CTGGAGTTTTGGTACAAATACACAA ATCTGAACCCTTGTCGGACCAACCCCTGTTTGAACGGAGGAATATGTACTATGGACCGAGGAGACTTcatgtgtctctgtcctcctcagtACCATGGCAAGACCTGCGACTCAG aggtgcTGGAGTGTCGCTATAGAAACGGCGGCTGTATGCAGTACTGCAGAGACCTGCTGGATGGCGCTGGCGTTCAGTGTGGCTGCGCTGACGGATTCAAACTGGAGACTGATGGACACTGCTCCCCGACAG TGTCCTTCCCCTGTGGCCGTCAGAGTCAGACGTTCTACAGGAGTCGCTCGCCCTGGACTCGCTCCGAGCTGGTCAACGCCAGCGCAGACAGCTGGGAACCAACGCTTAACGTAACAGAGTCAGGCGAGGGGCTGATGACAGTGAACGCAACGTCtgagcacagaggaggaaatgagacgGAGCTGGACGAGGGGGGAGAGTTCACCCTTCGTATTGTGGGTGGACTCCTGGAGAAACGAGGAGGGAGTCCCTGGCAG GTTCTGATCCGCAGGTCTGACGGTTATGGTTTCTGTGGGGGGACTCTGGTCTCTGATCGGTGGGTGgtctctgctgctcactgcttGGAAGAGCCTGCAGACCACGTTACTATAG gagacCTTGATAAGATGCGTCCTGATCCTGGCGAGCAGCTCATCAAGATTCAGAAGGTCATCGTTCACCCTCACTTCCACTCCTTCACCTTCGACAGCGACATCGCTCTGCTGTACCTCGCCCAGCCCGTCGTCAGGGGCCCCACCGCGGTCCCCGCCTGCCTCCCCGACCCGCACCTCTCCAGATACCTGCTGCAG GATGGTAACCGCGGTGTGGTGACGGGCTGGGGGCTCACTCGTTACCTGGGCAGGTCGTCCCGGTTCCTCAGGAAGGTGACGCTTCCGGTGGTCAGGTACCGGGACTGCACCGCATCCACGGAGCAG GTGATCACAGACAACATGTTCTGCGCGGGTTACCTGGACGTCAGCATCGACGCCTGCAGCGGAGACAGCGGAGGACCGTTTGTGGTGAACTACAGGGGGACCTGGTTTCTGACCGGAGTGGTCAGCTGGGGAGAGAAGTGTGCCGCAAAGGGAAAGTATGGCGTTTATGCCCGACTGGGGAACTTCCTGAACTGGATCCGAGACACCATGGAGAGGACGGACATCAACGAGACCGAGAGCTGA